The following proteins are co-located in the Tripterygium wilfordii isolate XIE 37 chromosome 2, ASM1340144v1, whole genome shotgun sequence genome:
- the LOC119981675 gene encoding multicopper oxidase LPR1-like: MERLLVFHLILLVVVGEVTKICAEDLLINLSKLEMFVDELPDMPKLNGFDVVNGAFMPKNLTIGMYNKKWKFHRDIPPTPVFAFGTSEDTATVPGPTIEARHGIATYVTWHNQLPSKHILPWDPTIPTAMPKTGVPTVVHLHGGIEEPESDGNANAWFTAGFKERGPTWSKKTYLYRNNQQPGNLWYHDHAIGLTRENLLAGLLGTYIIRHPVVEAPLKLPYLDEFDRTLVVFDRSFSVDGSIYMNSTGNNPSIHPQWQPEYFGDAIIVNGRAWPKMTVRRRRYRFRIINASNARFFRFFFTNGLQFIHVASDSAYLREPVMTNETLLAPSEIADVVVDFSKSTSDFAILANDAAYPYPSGDPVNEANGKVMKFMIKKDREVDTWRVPERLIEYPSADPSSAVLTRYIVMYEYASDIDEPTHLLLNGKPFEAPATETPKVGTSEIWDVINLTEDNHPLHIHLGLFVVLDQTELVDVEEFKACMLKMNDAIKCQIEKYARGKKVEVVAQEKGWKNAYPIIPGYATKILVRFSYVHSNESYPFDATVEPGYLYHCHILDHEDNDMIRPLKLTK, from the exons ATGGAGAGGCTTTTGGTGTTCCATCTCATATTATTGGTTGTGGTAGGAGAGGTGACCAAAATATGTGCAGAAGACCTGCTTATAAATCTATCCAAGCTAGAAATGTTTGTTGATGAGCTTCCAGATATGCCCAAACTCAATGGTTTTGATGTTGTGAATGGTGCTTTCATGCCTAAGAACCTCACAATTGGCATGTACAACAAGAAATGG AAATTTCACAGAGACATACCTCCAACACCGGTCTTCGCCTTCGGTACATCAGAGGACACCGCAACAGTACCTGGTCCAACAATCGAAGCCCGCCACGGGATTGCCACATACGTGACGTGGCATAATCAACTCCCTTCAAAACACATACTGCCTTGGGACCCTACGATTCCTACGGCAATGCCGAAGACGGGAGTCCCTACAGTGGTACACCTTCACGGCGGCATAGAAGAGCCGGAGAGTGATGGAAACGCCAATGCATGGTTCACCGCTGGTTTCAAAGAAAGGGGACCCACATGGTCTAAGAAAACGTATCTGTACCGTAACAATCAACAACCAGGAAATCTCTGGTACCATGATCATGCTATCGGGTTGACTAGAGAAAACCTATTGGCTGGCCTGCTTGGGACCTACATTATACGTCATCCGGTAGTTGAGGCCCCACTTAAACTACCTTatcttgatgaatttgatcgTACGCTGGTTGTGTTTGATCGAAGTTTTTCTGTTGATGGTTCCATCTACATGAATTCTACAGGAAACAATCCCTCCATACACCCGCAATGGCAACCGGAGTACTTCGGTGATGCAATTATTGTCAACGGCAGGGCATGGCCAAAGATGACCGTACGACGTCGTAGGTACAGGTTTCGAATAATCAACGCCAGCAATGCCAGATTCTTCAGGTTCTTTTTCACCAACGGTTTGCAATTTATCCACGTGGCATCTGATTCGGCCTATCTTAGGGAACCAGTCATGACGAATGAAACTCTACTTGCTCCTTCTGAGATTGCTGACGTGGTTGTTGACTTTTCAAAGTCAACGTCAGACTTTGCTATCCTAGCCAATGACGCAGCGTATCCGTATCCGTCTGGAGATCCAGTCAATGAAGCCAATGGAAAAGTAATGAAATTTATGATCAAGAAGGACCGAGAGGTTGACACGTGGCGAGTGCCTGAGCGGTTGATTGAATACCCATCTGCGGACCCATCAAGTGCAGTGCTCACGCGATACATAGTTATGTATGAGTATGCGAGCGATATTGATGAGCCTACTCATCTTCTTCTTAATGGGAAACCATTCGAAGCACCCGCAACTGAGACGCCTAAGGTGGGGACATCAGAGATTTGGGATGTGATCAATCTAACGGAGGATAATCATCCGCTGCACATTCATCTTGGATTGTTTGTGGTGTTGGATCAGACGGAGCTGGTCGATGTGGAAGAGTTTAAAGCATGTATGTTGAAAATGAACGACGCGATCAAGTGCCAGATTGAGAAGTATGCACGTGGCAAGAAAGTAGAGGTTGTAGCACAAGAGAAGGGGTGGAAGAATGCGTACCCGATAATACCAGGATACGCAACGAAGATTCTCGTGAGGTTTTCGTACGTACACTCAAATGAGTCCTATCCGTTTGATGCAACAGTAGAGCCAGGATATCTGTATCACTGCCAC ATACTGGACCATGAAGACAATGATATGATTAGGCCATTGAAGCTGACTAAATAA